One window of the Sulfitobacter alexandrii genome contains the following:
- a CDS encoding AAA family ATPase produces the protein MTHRKNTGNSIKPLRNVAALATLIKRVEGRAFGLPGMAAFYGPTGLGKTFAGAYAAANLDAIHITVQKMWTKKTLLTAILRELSIVRRPTMAEMMDQVNEGLAIAGRTLLIDEADYAVDRGMIEIIRDMHDGSSMPVILIGMELLPQKLRRWELVDGRMLAWTAAEPADFRDARMLAEFYAPDIELDDALIERIVQVNKGSVRRISVDLAYVKEQSRLQGADAMTLDQWGDAPFLRGEAPAPREGLL, from the coding sequence ATGACACATCGAAAGAACACCGGCAACAGTATCAAACCGCTGCGCAACGTCGCGGCGCTGGCAACGCTCATCAAGCGGGTCGAAGGCCGCGCCTTCGGCCTGCCCGGCATGGCGGCATTTTACGGTCCCACGGGCCTCGGCAAGACCTTTGCGGGCGCCTATGCCGCCGCCAATCTCGACGCGATTCACATCACGGTCCAGAAGATGTGGACCAAGAAGACCCTCCTCACCGCCATCCTGCGGGAGCTGTCGATCGTCCGCCGGCCCACCATGGCCGAAATGATGGACCAGGTGAACGAAGGGCTGGCCATTGCGGGCCGGACCCTGCTGATCGACGAGGCCGACTACGCGGTCGATCGCGGGATGATCGAGATCATCCGGGACATGCATGACGGCTCGAGCATGCCGGTGATCCTGATCGGGATGGAATTGCTGCCGCAGAAGCTGCGCCGGTGGGAATTGGTCGACGGCCGGATGCTGGCCTGGACGGCGGCCGAGCCGGCAGATTTTCGGGATGCCCGGATGCTGGCGGAGTTCTACGCGCCGGATATCGAACTCGACGACGCACTGATCGAGCGGATCGTCCAGGTCAACAAGGGGTCGGTCCGGCGGATCAGTGTCGATCTTGCCTACGTCAAGGAGCAGAGCCGGCTGCAGGGCGCCGACGCCATGACGCTGGACCAATGGGGAGACGCGCCGTTTCTGCGCGGCGAGGCTCCCGCACCCCGGGAGGGTCTGCTGTGA
- a CDS encoding DUF3164 family protein — protein sequence MTNFTPAPIPDGRKDIEGRTYMGDGKGGWQPIETIKAQHLLEDETVRKIVGYAKALSGQVARFKEHTFDDIGAFEAILAQEYDAKLGGKKGNATLMTVDGLYKVTVSVADRIVFGPELQTAKAIFDECLNEWSADARAELRGLVTDAFNTDKEGTVNKALIFVLLRRESDDPRWKRGQDAIRDAMRVVGSKTYHRAYCRDKHDAPWQPITIDLAKA from the coding sequence ATGACCAACTTCACCCCCGCACCGATCCCGGATGGCCGCAAGGATATCGAAGGTCGTACCTACATGGGCGACGGCAAGGGCGGCTGGCAGCCGATCGAGACGATCAAGGCGCAGCACCTGCTTGAGGACGAAACCGTGCGCAAGATCGTCGGGTACGCAAAGGCGCTATCCGGCCAGGTAGCCCGGTTCAAGGAACACACGTTCGATGACATCGGCGCGTTCGAGGCCATTCTCGCCCAGGAGTACGATGCCAAGCTCGGAGGCAAGAAAGGCAATGCCACCCTGATGACGGTGGATGGCCTCTACAAGGTGACCGTCTCTGTGGCGGACCGGATCGTGTTCGGTCCGGAACTGCAGACGGCAAAGGCGATCTTCGACGAGTGCCTCAACGAGTGGTCGGCCGATGCGCGGGCGGAACTGCGCGGCCTCGTGACGGACGCCTTCAACACCGACAAGGAAGGGACGGTGAACAAGGCGCTGATCTTTGTCCTCCTGCGCCGTGAAAGCGACGATCCGCGGTGGAAGCGGGGCCAGGACGCGATCCGCGACGCCATGCGGGTCGTGGGCTCGAAGACCTATCACCGCGCCTACTGTCGCGATAAGCACGATGCGCCGTGGCAGCCGATCACCATCGACCTGGCGAAGGCTTGA
- a CDS encoding HNH endonuclease signature motif containing protein, giving the protein MKGRRITYSEAELVFIEALHQLPRRDLHAAFVKWSGRSDVSQANLTALCKRKGWLTGRTGQFVPGQVPPNKGRKMPFNPNSAKTQFKKGARPHTFRGAGHERIDAKDGYVIMIVDEPNPWTGAATRPVQKHRWLWEKVNGPVPEGMCLKCLDGDKTNTDPSNWEAIPRAMLPRLNGRFGRGYDVASAELKPTILATAKLEHAVRNRRRDEE; this is encoded by the coding sequence ATGAAGGGCCGGCGGATCACATACAGCGAAGCCGAGCTGGTGTTCATCGAGGCGCTGCACCAACTGCCGCGCCGCGATCTGCATGCGGCGTTCGTGAAGTGGTCCGGCCGGAGCGATGTCAGCCAGGCGAACCTGACCGCGCTTTGCAAGCGCAAGGGCTGGCTGACGGGACGAACCGGGCAGTTCGTGCCTGGTCAGGTTCCCCCCAACAAGGGCCGGAAGATGCCCTTCAACCCGAACAGCGCGAAAACCCAGTTCAAGAAAGGGGCCCGTCCCCACACGTTCCGGGGGGCGGGGCACGAGCGGATCGACGCAAAGGACGGCTACGTCATTATGATCGTGGACGAGCCGAACCCGTGGACCGGCGCAGCGACCCGGCCCGTCCAGAAGCACCGCTGGCTTTGGGAGAAGGTGAACGGACCGGTGCCAGAGGGCATGTGCCTCAAGTGCCTCGACGGCGACAAGACCAACACCGATCCTTCCAACTGGGAGGCTATTCCCAGAGCCATGCTTCCTCGGCTGAACGGCCGCTTCGGGCGTGGGTACGATGTCGCATCCGCCGAGCTGAAGCCGACGATCCTCGCAACCGCAAAGCTCGAGCACGCCGTCAGGAACCGTCGGAGGGACGAAGAATGA
- a CDS encoding helix-turn-helix domain-containing protein → MGIDRLDKPCAAPVPTALTVEEITVAVADHFGISVDVLTGPGRGRVDTSRRAVAYRLCAEFTETSLLQIGRSFGGRDHTSVQCGLAKPLDLIHEAALDCLRTAFSHRTDHAREVVARWPFKSRRKPIKPMFFRRYTA, encoded by the coding sequence ATGGGTATCGACCGTCTCGACAAACCGTGCGCCGCCCCTGTCCCGACCGCCCTCACGGTCGAAGAAATCACTGTTGCCGTCGCCGATCATTTCGGGATCTCGGTCGATGTATTGACCGGACCGGGCCGAGGGCGGGTAGACACAAGCCGGCGCGCCGTTGCCTACCGTCTTTGCGCTGAGTTCACCGAAACCTCGCTTTTGCAAATAGGTCGATCCTTCGGCGGCCGTGACCACACGTCTGTTCAGTGCGGGCTGGCCAAACCGCTTGATCTGATCCACGAGGCCGCACTCGATTGCCTGCGTACTGCCTTCAGCCATCGCACCGACCATGCCCGCGAGGTAGTCGCACGATGGCCTTTCAAATCGCGTCGAAAGCCCATCAAACCGATGTTCTTCCGCAGGTACACGGCATGA
- a CDS encoding regulatory protein GemA, with protein MAFQIASKAHQTDVLPQVHGMTRALQQQIHVACRQLAIDSDARRDLQLAVCGKASMRDMTETDLRAVLDRLKASGFKPQSGKRRPSAPRADLRLIHVLWRKLGEAGELERPGRAGLNAFIRTRFGDAWASVPADVDMLRDPGQIEAVIAALRAWGKRTGIDFDWRGR; from the coding sequence ATGGCCTTTCAAATCGCGTCGAAAGCCCATCAAACCGATGTTCTTCCGCAGGTACACGGCATGACGCGGGCTCTCCAACAACAGATCCACGTGGCCTGTCGTCAGCTGGCCATCGACAGCGATGCGCGACGCGACCTCCAGCTCGCTGTCTGTGGCAAGGCCTCCATGCGCGACATGACCGAAACCGATCTGCGCGCCGTCCTCGATCGGCTGAAGGCGAGCGGTTTCAAGCCGCAAAGCGGCAAGCGCCGTCCCTCCGCCCCTCGCGCGGACTTGCGCCTCATTCACGTACTCTGGCGCAAGCTCGGCGAGGCGGGCGAGTTGGAGCGGCCGGGCCGCGCGGGCCTCAACGCCTTCATCCGCACGCGCTTCGGCGATGCATGGGCATCGGTCCCGGCCGACGTCGATATGCTGCGCGATCCCGGGCAGATCGAGGCTGTCATCGCCGCGCTGCGCGCCTGGGGCAAGCGTACCGGCATCGACTTCGACTGGCGGGGCCGCTGA
- a CDS encoding N-acetylmuramoyl-L-alanine amidase: protein MKFRNHIAQDIGFSRAQNIGGKITPTIVVLHDTAGRLTKFNSANYLLSAPSGVSVHFVVERDGTVTQQVPTNRRAGHAGTSEYHGRRGCNNFSIGIEIVNPGRMTDAGQGKARAWYKQTFDIVEHDIWFAQSKEHGTGWWMDYTEEQIDAVEELLVALFAYIPTLEDIVTHWYVSPGRKVDTNPLFPLDSIKARVLGRDDVQGAKADDASDPMEDAGEFVEIDVNGDTLNMRRWPSFNPNVITAIPDGVIVPVIRAGIFADRSWIKVRYGEQEGWVVARYTAPIVHA, encoded by the coding sequence ATGAAATTCCGCAATCACATCGCCCAGGATATCGGCTTCAGCCGCGCTCAGAACATCGGCGGCAAGATCACTCCGACCATCGTGGTGCTCCATGATACCGCAGGTCGCCTGACCAAATTCAACTCGGCCAATTACCTGCTCAGCGCACCCAGCGGCGTTTCCGTGCATTTCGTTGTCGAGCGCGACGGCACCGTGACCCAGCAGGTCCCCACGAACCGCCGGGCCGGCCATGCCGGAACGTCCGAATATCACGGCCGCCGTGGGTGCAACAATTTCTCCATCGGGATCGAGATCGTGAACCCCGGCCGCATGACCGATGCGGGTCAAGGGAAGGCGCGCGCCTGGTACAAGCAGACCTTCGATATCGTGGAGCATGATATCTGGTTCGCGCAGTCGAAAGAGCACGGCACCGGCTGGTGGATGGATTACACCGAGGAGCAGATCGATGCGGTCGAGGAGTTGCTCGTCGCACTCTTCGCCTACATTCCGACACTCGAGGACATCGTCACCCACTGGTATGTCTCGCCTGGTCGCAAGGTGGACACGAACCCCCTGTTTCCCCTCGACAGCATCAAGGCACGGGTGCTCGGCCGGGATGACGTCCAGGGCGCAAAAGCCGATGACGCCTCGGATCCCATGGAGGATGCGGGGGAGTTCGTCGAGATCGACGTCAACGGCGACACACTCAATATGCGGCGTTGGCCGTCGTTCAATCCGAACGTCATCACCGCGATCCCCGATGGCGTGATCGTGCCCGTGATCCGTGCCGGTATCTTTGCTGACCGCAGTTGGATCAAGGTGCGCTACGGCGAACAGGAAGGCTGGGTTGTTGCGCGCTACACCGCGCCCATCGTCCACGCCTGA
- a CDS encoding DUF2730 family protein, protein MELIAEFLKGAFAREDLWGLFAAAALIALGLYLRFNSSGKSEETGGATGSKFESVAERMDTFDKRLARVESDIEHLPTREEFHEMELTVARLDQRVMAIDRNTESTSRAVGRIEDFLISMKGKGG, encoded by the coding sequence ATGGAACTCATCGCGGAATTCCTGAAAGGGGCCTTCGCCCGCGAGGATCTGTGGGGGTTGTTTGCCGCCGCAGCTCTAATCGCGCTCGGCCTCTACCTGCGTTTCAATTCGAGCGGCAAGAGCGAGGAAACCGGTGGGGCAACGGGTTCGAAGTTCGAGAGCGTGGCGGAGCGCATGGACACCTTCGACAAGCGCCTGGCACGCGTCGAAAGCGACATAGAGCATCTGCCCACGCGAGAAGAGTTCCACGAGATGGAGCTGACCGTGGCGCGCCTCGACCAGCGGGTCATGGCGATCGACCGAAACACCGAAAGCACCAGCCGGGCCGTGGGCCGGATCGAGGACTTTCTGATCTCAATGAAGGGGAAAGGCGGATGA
- a CDS encoding DUF3486 family protein, whose product MARQGRGRLSSIDLLPEAADPVVAWAFQELKDRDRLQKDIHAEFNERLAVLGLGPISMSAFNRHSINIARISRRHEEVRQMTAALTERLDPDQTDDVTIMAAETIKTLIFELLNGGADMSPKDAMELARALQSAVNAQRVPIERKRAQLAAFANQVDGALEKVATETGMGSDRIAELRREFLGLRE is encoded by the coding sequence ATGGCACGCCAAGGACGCGGACGTCTCTCGTCGATCGATCTTCTGCCAGAGGCAGCGGACCCGGTCGTTGCCTGGGCTTTCCAGGAACTGAAGGACCGGGACCGCCTGCAGAAGGACATCCATGCCGAATTCAACGAACGCCTGGCGGTGCTGGGCCTCGGGCCGATCTCCATGTCAGCCTTCAACCGGCATTCGATCAACATCGCTCGGATCAGTCGGCGGCATGAGGAAGTGCGGCAGATGACGGCCGCGCTGACCGAACGGTTGGACCCTGACCAGACTGACGACGTGACCATCATGGCCGCCGAAACGATCAAGACGCTGATCTTCGAGCTGCTCAACGGTGGCGCCGACATGTCGCCCAAGGACGCGATGGAGTTGGCGCGCGCGCTGCAATCCGCCGTGAACGCGCAACGCGTGCCGATCGAACGCAAGCGTGCCCAGCTTGCTGCCTTCGCCAACCAGGTTGATGGCGCCCTCGAGAAGGTCGCGACCGAGACCGGCATGGGTTCGGATCGCATCGCGGAGCTGCGGCGCGAATTCCTCGGTCTGCGGGAATGA
- a CDS encoding DUF6527 family protein yields MVRAIQFIDLTDMRRMRIAGSFHLRAREQAGLFEMHYLCPCGCGHEGRLLIGNGHKPGGKRASWKWNGSKTEPTLLPSVHHQGHWHGWLTDGYWETV; encoded by the coding sequence ATGGTGAGGGCGATCCAGTTCATCGATCTGACGGACATGCGCAGGATGAGGATCGCCGGATCCTTCCATCTGCGCGCGCGCGAACAGGCGGGCCTTTTCGAGATGCATTACCTTTGCCCCTGCGGCTGTGGTCATGAAGGCCGTCTGCTGATCGGCAACGGACATAAGCCGGGCGGCAAGCGAGCGAGCTGGAAGTGGAATGGCTCGAAGACCGAACCAACTCTGCTGCCGTCGGTGCATCACCAGGGACACTGGCACGGCTGGTTGACCGACGGCTACTGGGAGACGGTGTGA
- a CDS encoding DUF7694 domain-containing protein has protein sequence MIGPVHEHGDRAFRRFEAYGFEVTVDVALGRLGVAHDGTITWDQLQEIKNLAWGTDACAIEVYPAGGNVVNSRNMRHLWRLGETDFCPDLLGADQAHDSLQSRYERAWAEARR, from the coding sequence ATGATCGGGCCGGTGCATGAACACGGGGATCGGGCCTTCCGCCGGTTCGAGGCCTACGGGTTCGAGGTTACCGTCGACGTGGCGCTCGGCCGTCTTGGTGTCGCGCACGACGGCACCATCACCTGGGACCAGCTGCAGGAAATCAAGAACCTCGCATGGGGCACCGATGCTTGTGCGATCGAGGTCTACCCGGCGGGTGGCAACGTTGTGAACAGCCGGAACATGCGGCACCTCTGGCGCCTGGGCGAGACCGATTTCTGCCCCGACCTTCTGGGTGCAGATCAGGCCCACGACAGCCTGCAGTCGCGCTACGAGCGCGCCTGGGCGGAGGCGCGACGCTGA
- a CDS encoding DUF935 domain-containing protein — protein sequence MGLIDINGAPLKPPAKADLVEETGGPTMGGVRQIQSGHPADGLTPYRLGALLREAETGDATAYLELAEQMEEKDLHYAAVLGVRKRAIRRLQIVVEAGAEDDGSERAAELVRATMNSAAIMDDLVDMLDALGKGYSATEIMWNVTTKPWTISRLEHRDPRWFRFDQVDGRTPLLRDEDGDLPLPAYRYVFHCARLKSGLPIRSGLARLAAWAYVFKNYTLKDWAVFMEAYGHPLRIGKHGNTATAEERAKLLNAVRRLGVDMAAIMPKSMEVEIVNGNVTGADKMFEGSARYWDEQLSKAILGQVSTTDAIAGGHAVGKVHNLVREDIRDADAMQLASTLARDLALPLTVLNFGDAATPPRIRFEAEEERDPRMTLLAIKTFGPMGLKISEKQVRDLYGLREPEEGETILSFPARDTGATPDVPPDNRIAAMKVHTAQGEIAALADRLIDSGTAQDGMDMLLGGLLDAIDSAGSLEDIRDILATAADGAPDETLRDLLAKLSLNARLAGEVGAELD from the coding sequence ATGGGATTGATCGACATCAACGGCGCGCCGCTGAAGCCGCCCGCCAAGGCAGACCTGGTCGAGGAAACCGGCGGGCCAACCATGGGCGGGGTGCGCCAGATCCAGTCCGGACATCCGGCGGACGGCCTTACCCCGTACCGTCTCGGCGCTCTTCTGCGTGAGGCCGAGACCGGCGACGCCACGGCCTATCTCGAGCTTGCCGAGCAGATGGAAGAGAAGGACCTCCACTACGCGGCGGTCCTCGGCGTGCGCAAGCGTGCGATCCGCCGGCTCCAGATCGTGGTCGAGGCGGGCGCCGAGGATGACGGGTCCGAACGGGCGGCCGAGCTGGTCAGGGCCACGATGAACTCGGCCGCGATCATGGATGACCTTGTCGACATGCTCGACGCCCTGGGCAAGGGCTATTCGGCGACGGAGATCATGTGGAACGTCACCACGAAGCCCTGGACCATCTCCCGGCTGGAGCATCGCGATCCTCGCTGGTTCCGTTTCGACCAGGTGGATGGACGCACACCGCTCCTTCGCGACGAGGACGGCGACCTTCCCCTGCCCGCCTATCGGTACGTCTTCCACTGTGCCCGGTTGAAGTCGGGACTGCCGATCCGTTCCGGTCTCGCCCGGCTTGCCGCCTGGGCCTACGTGTTCAAGAACTACACGCTGAAGGACTGGGCCGTGTTCATGGAGGCCTATGGCCATCCCCTGCGCATCGGCAAGCACGGCAACACCGCGACGGCCGAAGAGCGCGCGAAGCTCTTGAACGCGGTCCGCCGACTGGGCGTCGACATGGCGGCGATCATGCCGAAGTCGATGGAGGTCGAGATCGTCAACGGCAACGTGACCGGCGCCGACAAGATGTTCGAAGGCTCGGCACGGTACTGGGACGAGCAGCTCTCCAAGGCCATCCTCGGCCAGGTGTCCACCACCGATGCCATCGCAGGCGGGCATGCCGTCGGCAAGGTGCACAACCTGGTGCGCGAAGACATTCGCGATGCCGACGCCATGCAGCTGGCATCGACACTCGCGCGGGACCTGGCGCTTCCCCTCACGGTCCTCAACTTCGGCGACGCGGCAACCCCACCGCGCATCCGGTTCGAGGCCGAAGAGGAGCGCGATCCGCGGATGACCCTGCTCGCGATCAAGACGTTTGGCCCCATGGGTCTCAAGATCTCCGAGAAGCAGGTCCGCGACCTCTATGGTCTGCGCGAGCCCGAGGAAGGAGAAACGATCCTGAGCTTCCCGGCCCGGGATACCGGCGCCACACCCGATGTCCCTCCCGACAACCGGATCGCGGCCATGAAGGTGCACACGGCCCAGGGCGAGATCGCAGCACTTGCGGACCGGCTGATCGACAGCGGAACGGCGCAGGACGGGATGGACATGCTGCTCGGCGGACTTCTGGATGCGATCGACAGCGCAGGCTCCCTCGAAGACATCCGCGATATCCTCGCCACGGCGGCCGACGGCGCGCCAGACGAGACCCTGCGCGATCTCCTGGCAAAGCTGAGCCTGAACGCCCGACTTGCGGGTGAGGTCGGCGCGGAGCTCGATTGA
- a CDS encoding phage minor head protein has protein sequence MAEIELQPLAPREALEFFRSKGFAPQLQRFDYRDFWREEHARGFVVAKAMRDDVLAEIRSAVDAGLAEGTTLQQFQRDLAPRLRAMGWWGKGIERDPVTGELTEVELGSMRRLKVIFDTNLRTAYAAGQWARLQRTKAFLPYLEYRQVDRETKREEHEPFDGLILPIDHPLWGRIFPPNGWFCACYVRPMNDRMLEREGKRLTTDEEIADLEASPWTNPRTGETGQLLDGLDPSFASNPGQAWLEIDDRHAASALDLPPTHVAADRGYVKELAALRLRDPRNAALVYALDAPPEDPPAGLTRTSADDGQPAPLSEDMRALLDGPGGRNVLIRAEGTSAPFRVDDVTKLLASPALDQVALVYPDGSIFRIGRASEAQADLAARFAYLDRRAQDVAAAWPGRETLSSLELTLVARHALLRALAERGTLSYAAAPSGRIARLLGPAVDLIPLMGGLIDQVI, from the coding sequence ATGGCCGAGATCGAGCTGCAGCCGCTGGCACCACGGGAAGCGCTGGAGTTCTTCCGGTCGAAGGGCTTCGCGCCCCAACTGCAGCGCTTCGACTACCGCGATTTCTGGCGCGAGGAACACGCCCGCGGCTTCGTCGTCGCCAAGGCCATGCGCGACGACGTCCTTGCGGAGATCCGGAGCGCGGTGGACGCCGGGCTTGCTGAGGGCACTACCCTTCAGCAGTTTCAGCGGGACCTGGCGCCACGGCTCAGGGCGATGGGCTGGTGGGGCAAGGGGATCGAGCGCGATCCGGTGACCGGCGAACTCACGGAAGTCGAGCTTGGCTCGATGCGCCGGCTGAAGGTGATCTTCGACACGAACCTGCGCACCGCCTACGCGGCGGGCCAATGGGCAAGGCTGCAACGCACGAAGGCGTTTCTGCCCTACCTCGAGTATCGACAGGTCGACCGGGAGACCAAGCGCGAGGAGCATGAACCTTTCGACGGTCTGATCCTGCCGATCGATCATCCGCTCTGGGGGCGCATATTCCCGCCGAACGGATGGTTCTGCGCCTGCTACGTGCGGCCCATGAACGACCGCATGCTGGAGCGGGAAGGCAAGCGCCTGACTACCGACGAGGAGATCGCAGATCTCGAGGCCTCTCCCTGGACCAATCCGCGCACGGGAGAAACAGGCCAGCTGCTCGACGGGCTTGATCCGTCCTTCGCCTCCAATCCGGGCCAGGCCTGGCTGGAGATTGACGATCGGCACGCGGCAAGCGCGCTCGACCTGCCGCCGACCCATGTCGCCGCCGATCGGGGCTACGTGAAGGAACTGGCAGCGCTGAGGCTGCGCGACCCGCGCAACGCGGCCCTGGTCTACGCGCTCGACGCGCCGCCCGAGGACCCACCCGCCGGCCTGACGAGGACCTCGGCAGATGACGGGCAGCCTGCCCCTCTCTCGGAAGACATGCGCGCCCTCCTTGACGGCCCCGGTGGACGCAACGTGCTGATCCGGGCGGAGGGAACGTCGGCCCCGTTCCGCGTCGATGACGTCACGAAGCTGCTGGCGTCCCCTGCCCTCGACCAGGTGGCGCTGGTCTATCCGGACGGTTCGATCTTCCGGATCGGTCGGGCATCGGAGGCGCAAGCCGACCTTGCTGCCCGGTTCGCGTATCTCGACCGCCGGGCGCAGGATGTTGCCGCCGCGTGGCCCGGCCGGGAAACCCTGAGCAGTCTCGAATTGACGCTGGTTGCGCGGCACGCGTTGTTGCGCGCGCTGGCCGAACGCGGCACCCTGAGCTACGCTGCGGCACCGAGTGGCAGGATCGCAAGGTTGCTGGGTCCCGCGGTCGACTTGATCCCGCTCATGGGCGGTCTCATCGACCAGGTGATCTGA
- a CDS encoding phage protease, producing MTTKRTFTCTAEILPLTGEALPGRIELMPLGPIRLQDRRGEVGRVTDAAGLIARTMAAAKGGMLPIDFAHGMDGQGNRDGRAAGWITSLEVSGQRIVASVEWTPAGEEALRGRHFRFISPTFTVPEGQSEVGRILRAGLTNDPALPELALVASQQENDLMPQWLKQLAAKLGMPEETDEAKVLAAAESAIDQAEHAAGIVTAAGLTGELTETAATAIAAKITAAPEGGADPDPSKFVPMSAFQELSAKFTTLTASVNEDRAGAVVTAAMEAGKVTPGLEDWARKYAASDLAGFKTWLASAPVVVDGKSVTPKGAPENADHLTADERAVIAATGVSEEAFLAQKQGKPLVPAKKDA from the coding sequence ATGACCACGAAACGCACCTTCACCTGCACCGCCGAAATCCTGCCGCTCACCGGCGAGGCGCTGCCCGGCCGGATCGAGCTGATGCCGCTCGGTCCCATCCGGCTGCAGGACCGCCGCGGCGAAGTCGGCCGCGTGACCGATGCGGCTGGCCTGATCGCTCGCACCATGGCGGCCGCGAAGGGTGGGATGCTTCCCATCGACTTCGCGCACGGGATGGATGGCCAGGGCAATCGTGATGGACGTGCCGCGGGCTGGATCACCTCGCTGGAGGTGAGTGGCCAGCGGATCGTCGCCTCCGTCGAATGGACGCCTGCGGGAGAAGAGGCCCTGCGCGGCCGGCACTTCCGGTTCATCTCTCCCACCTTCACCGTTCCCGAGGGCCAGTCCGAGGTCGGCCGCATCCTGCGTGCCGGGCTCACCAACGACCCCGCCCTTCCCGAACTCGCACTCGTCGCATCACAACAGGAGAACGACCTGATGCCCCAATGGCTGAAACAGCTCGCCGCCAAACTCGGCATGCCCGAGGAGACGGACGAAGCCAAAGTCCTCGCCGCCGCCGAAAGCGCCATCGACCAGGCGGAGCACGCCGCCGGGATCGTGACCGCCGCCGGCCTCACCGGTGAGCTCACCGAGACCGCCGCAACCGCGATCGCGGCGAAGATCACGGCTGCGCCCGAGGGCGGCGCCGATCCCGACCCTTCGAAGTTCGTGCCCATGTCCGCTTTCCAGGAGCTGAGCGCGAAGTTCACGACCCTGACGGCGTCGGTGAACGAAGATCGCGCCGGCGCGGTGGTCACGGCCGCCATGGAAGCCGGCAAGGTCACACCCGGACTGGAGGACTGGGCGCGCAAGTATGCCGCGTCGGACCTTGCCGGGTTCAAGACCTGGCTGGCCAGCGCCCCTGTCGTCGTCGACGGCAAGTCCGTCACCCCGAAAGGCGCTCCCGAGAACGCCGATCACCTGACGGCCGACGAGCGCGCGGTGATCGCCGCAACCGGCGTCTCCGAGGAGGCCTTCCTCGCCCAGAAACAGGGCAAGCCGCTTGTCCCCGCAAAGAAGGATGCCTGA